A single region of the Winslowiella toletana genome encodes:
- the feoB gene encoding Fe(2+) transporter permease subunit FeoB, whose amino-acid sequence MKTCTIGLIGNPNAGKTTLFNQLTGARQRVGNWAGVTVERKEGSFNTAQQQVRLIDLPGTYSLTTLAQQSSLDEQIACHYILSNDADLLINVVDASNLERNLYLTVQLLELGVPCIVALNMLDIAENQRISIDTQALAKRLGCPVVPLVSTRAQGIDALKQAIDQHSLQAAELTIDYPVEINHAATQLTQTLPASFSAAQRRWLAIQMLEGDIFSIAQAGTAAQALLASLSQDYALAIVEARYRTIEKLSAAVSNSHLAQPHRLSQRLDSLILNRWLGVPIFLLMMYLMFLLAINIGGALQPLFDIGSAALFIHGMQWLGWMLQLPDWLTLFLAQGVGGGINTVLPLVPQIGMMYLFLSFMEDSGYMARAAFVMDRLMQALGLPGKSFVPLIVGFGCNVPSVMGARTLDAPRERLITVMMAPFMSCGARLAIFAVFAAAFFGQNGALVVFSLYITGILAAIGTGLLLKHTLMRGDATPFVMELPLYHVPHLKTLLLQTWQRLQGFVLRAGKVIIVASIIIGALNSFSFSGKPVSTINDSALANVSRSITPLLAPIGVHNDNWQATVGLVTGAMAKEVVVGTLNTLYTAEAISQTPFDPSQFSLREELTEALNETWQGLKATFSLSVLANPIEASKGDGEMASGAMGMMSSKFANNAAAYSYLLFVLLYVPCVSVMGAIARESSRRWMAFSIFWGLNLAFSLATLFYQFATFAVHPRYSSIAIALVVVFNLLVIAILRHLRLPSERIAITTLSSSGCRGCKQSKNCH is encoded by the coding sequence ATGAAAACCTGCACCATTGGCCTGATTGGCAACCCAAACGCTGGCAAAACAACGCTGTTTAATCAGTTAACCGGCGCACGCCAGCGTGTTGGCAACTGGGCGGGCGTCACCGTTGAGCGCAAAGAGGGCAGCTTTAACACCGCTCAGCAGCAGGTGCGGCTGATCGATCTGCCGGGAACTTACTCGCTGACCACGCTGGCGCAGCAAAGCTCGCTGGATGAGCAGATCGCCTGCCACTACATTCTCAGCAACGACGCCGACCTGCTGATTAATGTGGTCGATGCCAGCAATCTGGAGCGTAATCTTTATCTCACCGTGCAGTTACTGGAGCTCGGCGTGCCCTGCATTGTGGCGCTTAACATGCTGGATATTGCCGAAAATCAGCGTATCAGCATCGATACTCAGGCACTGGCAAAACGTCTCGGTTGCCCGGTAGTCCCGCTGGTTTCAACCCGGGCGCAGGGTATTGATGCGCTGAAGCAGGCGATAGATCAGCATTCACTTCAGGCCGCCGAACTGACGATTGATTATCCGGTTGAGATTAACCATGCCGCCACGCAGCTGACGCAGACGCTGCCCGCTTCTTTTTCCGCAGCGCAACGTCGCTGGTTAGCGATTCAAATGCTGGAAGGCGATATCTTTAGTATTGCGCAAGCCGGAACCGCAGCCCAGGCATTACTGGCATCGCTATCGCAGGATTACGCACTGGCCATCGTTGAAGCGCGCTACCGCACCATCGAAAAGCTGAGTGCCGCCGTCAGCAATAGTCATCTGGCGCAGCCCCATCGCCTGTCGCAACGGCTGGACAGCCTGATCCTCAACCGCTGGCTCGGCGTGCCGATTTTCCTGCTGATGATGTATCTGATGTTTCTGCTGGCAATAAACATTGGCGGTGCACTACAGCCGCTGTTTGATATCGGCTCGGCAGCGCTGTTTATTCATGGTATGCAATGGCTGGGCTGGATGTTGCAGCTCCCCGACTGGCTGACGCTGTTTCTGGCGCAGGGAGTGGGCGGCGGCATCAATACCGTGCTGCCACTGGTGCCGCAGATTGGCATGATGTATCTGTTTTTGTCGTTTATGGAAGACTCCGGCTATATGGCGCGCGCGGCGTTTGTGATGGATCGCCTGATGCAGGCGCTCGGTTTGCCAGGCAAATCTTTTGTGCCGCTGATCGTCGGCTTTGGCTGCAATGTGCCGTCGGTAATGGGTGCCCGCACCCTTGATGCGCCGCGTGAGCGGCTGATCACCGTAATGATGGCCCCGTTTATGTCCTGCGGGGCGCGGCTGGCGATTTTTGCCGTATTTGCCGCCGCCTTTTTTGGTCAGAACGGTGCGCTGGTGGTATTCAGCCTCTACATTACCGGCATTCTGGCGGCGATTGGCACTGGCCTGCTGCTGAAGCATACCCTGATGCGTGGCGACGCGACGCCATTTGTTATGGAGCTGCCGCTGTACCACGTTCCGCATCTGAAAACCTTACTGCTGCAAACCTGGCAGCGCTTACAGGGATTCGTGCTGCGCGCCGGTAAAGTGATCATTGTCGCCAGTATTATTATCGGCGCACTTAACAGTTTTTCCTTTAGCGGTAAGCCGGTCAGCACCATCAACGACTCAGCGCTGGCTAACGTCAGCCGCAGCATTACGCCGCTGCTGGCGCCGATTGGCGTGCACAATGATAACTGGCAGGCCACCGTCGGCCTGGTAACCGGAGCAATGGCAAAAGAGGTGGTGGTCGGTACGCTTAACACCTTGTATACCGCTGAAGCGATCAGCCAGACGCCATTTGATCCCAGCCAGTTCAGCCTGCGTGAGGAACTCACCGAAGCGTTGAATGAAACCTGGCAGGGCCTGAAAGCCACCTTTTCACTCAGCGTGCTGGCTAATCCGATTGAAGCCAGCAAAGGCGATGGCGAAATGGCCAGCGGCGCGATGGGTATGATGAGCAGTAAATTCGCAAACAATGCTGCCGCTTATAGCTATCTGTTATTCGTGCTGTTGTATGTTCCCTGCGTCTCGGTAATGGGGGCGATCGCCCGCGAAAGCAGCCGCCGCTGGATGGCGTTCTCCATATTTTGGGGATTAAATCTGGCCTTTTCACTGGCTACGCTGTTTTATCAGTTCGCCACCTTTGCCGTTCATCCGCGTTACAGCAGTATCGCCATCGCCTTAGTCGTGGTGTTTAACCTGCTGGTGATCGCCATACTCCGTCACTTGCGCCTGCCGTCAGAAAGGATTGCCATCACGACGCTTTCATCATCCGGCTGCCGGGGATGTAAACAGAGCAAAAACTGCCATTAG
- the feoA gene encoding ferrous iron transporter A: MQLIAQQRYKIIGFSATIGAAFRQKLLSMGMLPGTSFDVVRIAPLGDPLQIETRRVNLMLRKKDLALLQLECVS; the protein is encoded by the coding sequence ATGCAACTTATCGCTCAACAACGCTATAAAATCATCGGTTTCAGCGCCACTATCGGCGCAGCATTTCGCCAGAAACTGCTGTCGATGGGCATGCTGCCCGGCACCAGTTTTGATGTGGTGCGTATTGCACCACTGGGTGACCCGCTGCAGATTGAAACGCGACGCGTTAATCTGATGCTGCGGAAAAAAGATCTCGCCCTGCTCCAGCTCGAATGCGTGAGCTAA